A genome region from Osmerus mordax isolate fOsmMor3 chromosome 27, fOsmMor3.pri, whole genome shotgun sequence includes the following:
- the rgs5a gene encoding regulator of G-protein signaling 5a isoform X2 has product MADKAKKIYEDFIQTEGPREVNIDHFTKDVTLRNLVDLSPATFDLAQKRIFALMEKDSFGRFLRSELYQELLEN; this is encoded by the exons ATGGCCGACAAGGCCAAGAAGATCTACGAGGACTTCATCCAGACCGAGGGGCCGCGTGAG GTTAACATcgaccatttcaccaaggacgtgACCCTGAGAAACCTGGTCGACCTGTCCCCCGCGACCTTTGACCTGGCCCAGAAGAGGATCTTCGCCCTCATGGAGAAGGATTCCTTCGGGCGTTTCCTGAGATCCGAGCTGTAccaggagctgctggagaactaa